Proteins encoded in a region of the Tubulanus polymorphus chromosome 10, tnTubPoly1.2, whole genome shotgun sequence genome:
- the LOC141912132 gene encoding uncharacterized protein LOC141912132, whose amino-acid sequence MKHTGEAMKCPESSCSFTTRHKSSLKLHIKRKHTTETRDKVKLFNCAMCQYSTDLKSYYNRHMKKHLGFKDFKCSQCSYTASSKDAIRVHTRIHSNLQIYQCEFCGYRTN is encoded by the exons ATGAAACATACAG GTGAAGCGATGAAATGTCCGGAATCGAGTTGTTCGTTTACAACTCGTCATAAATCGAGTTTAAAATTACATATAAAACGCAAACACACGACGGAGACACGAGATAAAGTGAAACTGTTTAACTGCGCGATGTGTCAATATTCAACCGATCTAAAATCATATTACAATCGACACATGAAAAAACATCTgggatttaaagattttaaatgttctcaATGTTCGTATACGGCTTCGAGTAAAGACGCGATTCGAGTTCACACGAGAATTCACTCGAATTTACAGATTTATCAGTGCGAGTTCTGCGGTTATAGAACGAACTAG